DNA from Salinibacterium sp. dk2585:
AGGTGGGTCGCCGAGTGGGCCTGGGTCGCGCCGCGACGCCACTCGGCATCGACGAGCGTCGTGGCGGCATCGTCGACAGCGACCTCGCCAGAGCGCACGACGACGCGGTGGCTCACGAGCCCCTTGACGGGCTTCTGCACGTCGGCGACGTCGAGCTCGAAGCCCGCGCCAACGATCGTGCCCGCATCCGCCTCCTGACCGCCGGACTCCGCGTAGAGGGAGGTCTCAGCCAGGATGACCTCGGCCGTCTGGCCTGACACTGCCTTGGTGACGGACTGTCCATCGACGATGATGCCGAGCACGCGCGTCTCGGTCTCGAGATAGTCATACCCCGTGAAGATCGTCTCGCCCATTGCACGGAAATCGCTGTAGACCGACAGGTCGGCGAGAGCGGTCTTCTTCGCCTTCGCGTCGGCCTTCGCCTTCGTGCGCTGCTCCGTCATGAGGGCATCGAATGCGGCGCGGTCCACGCTCAGGCCGGCTTCCTCCGCCATTTCGAGCGTGAGATCGATCGGGAAGCCGAAGGTGTCGTGGAGGAGGAACGCCGTGTCACCGGGAAGCTGCGCTGCGCCCTGCTCGCGTGTCTTGGTGACCGCGAGGTCGAGGATGCTCGTGCCGCTCGCGAGCGTGCCGAGGAAGTTCTCCTCCTCGGCGTATGCGAGGCGCGAGATCCGGTCGTAGTTCGTCTCCACCTCGGGGTAGGCCGTGCGCATCGCGTCGCGCGAACTCGTGAAGAGTTCGGGGAACGTCGCCGTGTCGACTCCAAGGAGTCGCATGGCCCGAACCGAGCGACGAAGCAGCCGGCGCAGGATGTAACCGCGACCCTCGTTCGACGGTGTCACGCCATCGGCCATCAGCATGAGCGCAGAGCGCACGTGATCGGCCACCACGCGCATCCGCACGTCGTCGTCGTGTGAGGCGCCGTAGCGGCGCCCGGAGAGTTCGGCGGCGCGATCGAGCACAGGACGAACCTGGTCGATCTCGTACATGTTCTCGACGCCCTGCTTCAGGAACGCGACGCGCTCGATGCCGAGGCCCGTGTCGATGTTCTTCTTGGGAAGTTCACGCACCACGCGGAAGTCGGTCTTCGACCTGACATCGTCGAGCAGGTACTGCATGAACACGAGGTTCCAGATCTCGAGATACCGGGAATCGTCGACGGCGGGACCACCCTCGGCGCCGTACTTCGGACCGCGGTCAAAGTAGATCTCAGAGCATGGTCCACCGGGGCCGGGCTGCCCGGTGTGCCAGTAATTGTCGGCCTTGCCGAGGCGCTGGATGCGCGACTCGGGAAGTCCGGCGATGCGCTTCCAGAGCTCAATGGCCTCGTCGTCGTCCTCGTACACCGTGACCCAGAGGTCGCGCTCCTCGAAGCCGTAACCGCCGTCGGACTCGCTCGTCGTCAGCAGGTCCCACGCGTAGGTGATGGCCTGTTCCTTGAAGTAGTCGCCGAAGGAGAAGTTGCCCGCCATCTGGAAGAAGGTGCCGTGTCGCGTCGTCTTTCCGACCTCCTCGATGTCGAGGGTACGGATGCACTTCTGCACACTCGTCGCGCGAGGATAGGGCGCCGGGATGAGTCCTGAGAGGTACGGGATGAACGGAACCATGCCCGCGACCGTGAACATGAGCGTTGGATCATCGCTGACAAGCGATGCCGAGGGCACGACCGTGTGGCCTCGTGTGCCGAAGTAGTCGAGCCAGCGTTGACGGAGTTCAGCGGTCTGCATTGGGTCCTGTTGCTTGAGAGTGGGTCAGATGGATGGCGTCAGGCCTGAGCGCGCTTCAGGTCGGCGATGGTTTCTTCCGCCTCAGCGACGGCAGCCCGAAGCTCGGCCTCGCGGGAACGGTAGCCGTCGACGACAGCGCCGGTGAACTCCCCCACCCTGCTGTCGACCTCTTCGAAGAAGCGACGGCCCTCAGGCGTCTTGTTGATCTGGTGGGCGGCGACAAAACCAATGCCGACGCCGATGATGAGCATCGCGAGATTCTTCATGCCTGTCTCCTGGCTACGTTTCGTGGAGGATGGCGCCGAACGGGTGTACGCGCCGGTCACATCCCCGCAAGCTTACCGGGACGACGAAAGCGGGCCGCCACAGGCGACCCGCTTCCGACAGATTCGAGGACTAGCGCGCTGCGTAGTACTCGACGACGAGCTGGACCTCACAGGTCACGGGAACCTCGGCCCGCTTGGGGCGACGCACGAGACGAACCTGGAGCTTGTCGAGCTCGACCTCGAGGTACGGCGGGGTCTTCGGCAGGAGGTCGACGTGACCGCCGGCGGCTGCGACCTGGAAGGGCTCCATGCCCTCGCTGCGCTGGTGAACGCCGACGAGCTGGCCGGGCTTCACGCGGAAGGAGGGACGGTCGACGCGCTGGCCGTCAACAATGATGTGGCGGTGCACGATCATCTGACGGGCCTGCGCGGTCGTACGCGCGATCGCCGCACGAACGAGAATCGCGTCGAGGCGCATCTCGAGCAGCTCGACGAGGTTCTCACCCGTCAGGCCCTCCGTGCGGCGTGCCTCGTTGAAGGCGATGCGAAGCTGGGCCTCACGGATGCCGTACTGCGCGCGCAGGCGCTGCTTCTCGCGAAGGCGAACGGCGTAGTCGCTGTCGGTCTTGCGCTTGGTGCGGCCGTGCTCCCCGGGCGGGTACGGGCGCTTCTCGAAACCCTTGGCGGCCTTCGGGGTCAGCGGGATGCCGAGCGCACGAGACAGCTTGGTCTTGCTACGAGTACGTGACTTGGTAGACACGATTTCCTTTCGATACAGAAGTCATCAGTCTTCAACAGTGGATCCGCAGGCATGCGCCTGCGAACGGTTCAGAAGAGGGATGTGTGCCGCGGGGCGTCCGGCTAAAGGACCAGCCCCTTCAGCGTTGGTATCGAGGCAGCCGTGCACGAATACCCACTGTAGGCACCAGACATCGTATCACCCGCCGCGGATGATACGCAGCAGCCTCTGCAGCCGTGCACCCACGTCACGCTCGTTGCCGTGCTCCGTGGGTTCGTAGTAGCGCCGCTTGCGGAGGGTCGTGGGAAGGTACTGCTGTTCGACGACTCCCAAGGAGGAGTCGTGGGGGTAGACGTAGCCCTTACCGTGGCCCAGCTTCTTCGCTCCCGCATAGTGGGCATCGCGCAGGTGCTTCGGCACCGGACCCATCTTGCCGGCGCGCACATCCGAGATGGCCGCGTCGATGCCGCGAATAACACTGGGAGACTTCGGTGCCGTGGCCAGGTAGATGACGGCCTCGGCGAGAGGGATGCGACCCTCCGGCATGCCGATCAACTGGACGGCTGTCGCGGCCGAGGTGGCGACGACGAGGGCCTGCGGGTCCGCCATCCCGATGTCCTCCGCCGCGTGCACGATGATGCGGCGCGCGATGAAGCGCGGGTCCTCCCCCGCCTCGATCATGCGCGCGAGGTAATGCAACGCGGCATCCGGATCGGAACCCCGGATGGATTTGATGAATGCGCTGATGACGTCGTAATGCTCGTCGCCCTTGCGGTCATAACGGAGCAGCGCACGGTCCACCGCGAGTGACACAGCCTCCGCCGTGATGATCGGGGGCTCATCGTTCTCCTCCCCTGGGGCCAACGACGCCGCCACGGACATGGCCGCCGCTTCGAGGGCAGTCAGTGCGCGGCGGGCATCGCCCGAGGCGAGCCGCACGATGTCGTCACGAGCGTCATCCGCGAGGGCGAAGCGGCCCCCGAGACCGCGTTCGTCGGAGATGGCGCGGTCTATCAGCAGGCGCAGGTCGTCATCGCCGAGCGGTTGAAGCGTGAGGAGGAGCGAACGTGAGAGCAGCGGTGCGACGACGGAGAAGGAGGGGTTCTCGGTCGTCGCTGCGATCAGGATGACCCAACCATTCTCGACTCCGGGAAGAAGAGCGTCCTGTTGGGACTTGGTGAAACGGTGGATCTCGTCGAGGAAGAGGACCGTCGACTGTCCGTAGAGATCGCGCTGGGTGAGCGAGGACTCCATGACCTCCCGAACGTCTTTGACGCCGGCTGTGACCGCTGAGAGCTCGACGAAGCGGCGCCCGGAGCTGTGCGCAATCGCCTGCGCCAGCGTTGTTTTGCCTGTACCGGGCGGCCCCCAGAGGATGAGGGACACGGCGCCCTGTTCGGCCGACGACGAAGCGAGCGAGACCAAGGGTGAGCCAGGCGTCAGGAGGTGGGACTGGCCAGCGACCTCATCGAGGCTTCGAGGGCGCATCCGCACAGCCAGGGGGGTCGACCCCGAGAACAGGCCCTGCGCGCCACTCATGCCTGCAATGCTATGCGGCGCGGCCGACACGAGATCCCAGGGCTGACGTCGTCGGCTAGTGTTCTCGTGGCAATCTCGGCGAGTCGGAGGACCATTGGCAGGCAATAGGAGCAACCCGAAGCAGGACCGCGTCGAGCGTGAGCGCCTGCGCTTGTATCGGGCTCGGCAGGGCGTACACGAACACCGCGTCGCACGGCGACGCCGCGACAACATCATCGCGATGAGTGTCGCGTTCGCGGTCGTGATCGTCGCTGTCGCGGCCCAGGTCGCGTTCTTCACTGCGGGTCCCGGTGCTTCCGAAGCAGAGCCGCCCGCCTCGCCCTCCGCAAGCCCCGATTCCGCTGTGCCCTCTCCCGATCTGGCGGAGGATCGACTGTGGACGGGCACGCTCACGCTCAACGACGTCGAACTCGGTATCGAACTCGACGGCCGTGCAGCACCGCAGGCGGTGGCCGCAGTCATACAGGGCGCGCGCGACGGCTATTACGAGGGCAAGTCCTGCCACCGGCTCACGAACGACGGCTTCTTCGTGCTCCAGTGTGGCTCGGTCGACGGCACGGGCGCCGGCGACCCGAGCTTCCGCTTCGGACCGATCGAGAATGCTCCCTCCGATGATTCCTATCCCGAGGGAACGATTGCGATGGCGCGTGCCTCCGGCGACGCCGAGAGCAACGGTCGCCAGTTCTTCATCGTCTATGAGGACACGACGATCCCGTCGGATGCTGCGGGCGGCTACACAGTGCTCGGTCGGGTCACCGGCGGCCTCGAGGCGCTTGCCTCCGAGATCACGGATGCGGGTGTCGTCCCCGGGAGCGCCGAGAACGACGGCACGCCGGTCGTTCCCACGACGATTACCTCCCTCGACATCAACTGATCCCCCGGGGGCAGTCGTGCAATAGGCTTGTTGCCGGTTGGCCACAGGTGGCCGACCCCGGCGACAAGGTGAGGCTTTGACGAACAACAACGAGACACCCTGGGGTCGCGTCGACGAGACGGGCACCGTCTTCGTCCGTGAGGGTGACGGCGAGCGAGCCGTCGGCCAGTACCCGGATGGAACGCCCGAAGAGGCGCTCGCATACTTCGAACGCAAGTTCAGTGACCTCGCGGGCCAAGTGACGTTGCTCGAGCAGCGCATCAAGCGTGGTGCGCCGGGCGCCGACGTCGCGAAGACGGTCGACGCGCTGATGCAGACCGTCGTGACTGCGAACGCCGTGGGTGACCTCGCGTCCCTGCGGAGCAGGCTCGAGGCTCTCGGTGGCGCGGTCGGTGAACTCGCCGAGAAGCAGGAGGCCGAGGAGAAGGCTGCCCTGCAGGACGCCATCGCCTACCGCGCGGGCCTCGTCGACGAGGCTGAGCGGCTTGCCTCCCAGGATCCCGCCAAGATCCAGTGGAAGCACACAAGCGCCGCAATCGATGACGTCTTCGCGCGGTGGAAGGCCCACCAGCAGACCGGCCCCCGGCTGCCCAAGAACGAGGCCAACGAGCTTTGGAAGCGGTTCAGGACTGCCCGCTCGACCCTTGAGACCGAGCGCAAGGCATTCTTCGCTGAGTTGGATGCCACCCACAAGCAGGCCAAGGCGCGCAAGCAGGAACTCGTCGCTGCCGCGGAAAGTCTTGTGGCTCAGGGCGCAGACGGCATTTCCCAGTACCGCCGACTCCTTGACGATTGGAAGGCCGCAGGTCGTGCCGGCAAGAAGCACGATGACGCGCTGTGGGCCAAGTTCAAGGCTGCGGGCGACGCCCTCTATGCCGCGAAGTCCGAGATTGACGCGCGAGACAACGAGGAGTTCGAGGAGAACCTGGTGCGCAAGGAGGCGCTCCTCGCGGAAGCGGAACCCCTGCTGAAGGCCACCGACCGCGATGCGGCACGCCAAGCCCTCATCTCGATCCAGCGCCGCTGGGACGAGATCGGTAAGGTGCCACGCGCCAAGGTCAAGGTCATCGAGGACAGGCTTCGCAAGGTCGAAGCAGCCGTGCGCAAGCTCGATGAGGAGCACTGGCAGCGCAACAACCCGGAGCGCAAGGCTCGCGCGGAGGGACTCGCTGCCCAGCTCGAATCGGCCATCGCCGCCCTTGAAGCTGATCTCGACGATGCGAAGCGCAGCGGTGATGCCACACGCATCACGAAGGCTCAGGAGGCACTGGACGCCCGGCGAGCGTGGCTAGGCGTCGTCTCCGGCTGACGCAGTCCCCAAGCTTCTTCCGGGATGGGTTCTCCACAGTTCTCGCGTTGAGCGGCAGGCCCCGCCTCTCTAGCGGCACGATGTTCGCATGGCGCCACGACTAGCCCCTGTGCTGACCGAACTCGACCTTCCGCTCCAGGAGCTCCAGGCTGCGCGCCTGGACGGAGATATCTACGCGATCGGTGACGGCTTTGCCTCAATCGACGAGTTCGAGCAAGCGCACCACCGCGCGCTCTCGCTCGGTGTGCTCGCCCGCCCACGTTTCATTGCGGAACGGATGACGGCGGCGTGGGTGCACGGCGCCCTGTCCTCGCCGCCCGAGGTCTTCGAGTTCTGCGTCTCGCATTCGGCGAGGGCGCGTGCGCAGGTGTCGCCACGGGTGCAGGTGCGGGAGGTCGTGATCTCGCCGGGTGATGTTATGCGCTTCGGCCGCATTGCGGTCACCACTCCCCTGCGCACCGCCATCGACCTGTTGAGGGCTGAGGGGGATTTCGCGAAGGACAGGGTGGAGCAGTTGCTTCAGCTCATGGCGGCGAACGCCATCGAGCTCGACGAGTGTCGCTGTGAAGTCGAGTCCCGCCACAAACTGGCAGGCAAACGACGGGCGCTCGATCGCATTGCCGCCCTGAGAGAAGCGCCTAGGTCGTGACGCGGTAGACGTCGTAGACCGTATCGATTCGTCGCACGGCATTGAGCACGCGGTCGAGATGCGTCGTGTCGCCCATCTCGAAGACGAAACGGCTGATCGCAAGGCGTTCCGTCGAGGTCGCCACCGTGGCAGACAGGATGTTCACGTGGTGCTCGGAGAGCACGCGAGTGACGTCTGAGAGGAGTCCAGCTCGGTCGAGCGCCTCTACCTGGATCTGAACGAGGAACACACTCGTCGATGACGGTGCCCACTCGACCTCGACGACGCGCTCGGGCTCGTTCATCAGTGCTTTCACGTTGACGCAGGAGGACTGGTGCACCGAGACTCCGGATCCACGCGTGACGAAGCCCATGATCTCGTCCCCAGGCACCGGGGTGCAGCATTTCGCGAGCTTGACGAGGATGTCTGGCGCACCCTTCACCAGCACTCCCGAGTTCCCGCTCGCGCGGCGCTTGCCCTTCGCGCGAGAAACGGTGAACTCTTCCTCCGCCTCGGTGTCGACCTGCAGCGTCGCGACGAGCTTCTCCAGCACGGATTGCGTGGACACATGCCCTTCGCCTACTGCCGCGTAGAGTGCCGAGACATCGTCATACCGCAGCTGCGCCGCCACCTCGCTCAGCGCGCCCTGGTTCATGAGGCGCTGGAGCGGCAGGTTCTGCTTGCGCATGGCGCGAGCAATGGCATCCTTGCCCTGCTCCATCGCCTCGTCACGACGTTCCTTCGTGAACCACTGCCGGATC
Protein-coding regions in this window:
- the alaS gene encoding alanine--tRNA ligase, encoding MQTAELRQRWLDYFGTRGHTVVPSASLVSDDPTLMFTVAGMVPFIPYLSGLIPAPYPRATSVQKCIRTLDIEEVGKTTRHGTFFQMAGNFSFGDYFKEQAITYAWDLLTTSESDGGYGFEERDLWVTVYEDDDEAIELWKRIAGLPESRIQRLGKADNYWHTGQPGPGGPCSEIYFDRGPKYGAEGGPAVDDSRYLEIWNLVFMQYLLDDVRSKTDFRVVRELPKKNIDTGLGIERVAFLKQGVENMYEIDQVRPVLDRAAELSGRRYGASHDDDVRMRVVADHVRSALMLMADGVTPSNEGRGYILRRLLRRSVRAMRLLGVDTATFPELFTSSRDAMRTAYPEVETNYDRISRLAYAEEENFLGTLASGTSILDLAVTKTREQGAAQLPGDTAFLLHDTFGFPIDLTLEMAEEAGLSVDRAAFDALMTEQRTKAKADAKAKKTALADLSVYSDFRAMGETIFTGYDYLETETRVLGIIVDGQSVTKAVSGQTAEVILAETSLYAESGGQEADAGTIVGAGFELDVADVQKPVKGLVSHRVVVRSGEVAVDDAATTLVDAEWRRGATQAHSATHLVHAALRDVLGPDAHQSGSYNKAGYMRLDFGWNKALSPETRSEIEEITNIAIRKDLEVETRLMPLDEAKALGAMALFGEKYGETVRVVDIGGPWSRELCAGTHVSSSAQIGLINLVSESSVGSTNRRVEALVGIDAFRELATERAIVSQLTSNLKTPREQLPEKVADLIASLKAAEKRIAEFESAALAQRVPALAETAYRHGALLVVTEDIGTLGSADDLRSLVGSVRGRLGNDAAVIALAARVNGKPAVIVAANEAARQQGVRAGALAKSAATVLGGGGGGKDDLAQGGGTDVAAIGAALEAVVQGLPH
- a CDS encoding M15 family metallopeptidase yields the protein MKNLAMLIIGVGIGFVAAHQINKTPEGRRFFEEVDSRVGEFTGAVVDGYRSREAELRAAVAEAEETIADLKRAQA
- the rpsD gene encoding 30S ribosomal protein S4, encoding MSTKSRTRSKTKLSRALGIPLTPKAAKGFEKRPYPPGEHGRTKRKTDSDYAVRLREKQRLRAQYGIREAQLRIAFNEARRTEGLTGENLVELLEMRLDAILVRAAIARTTAQARQMIVHRHIIVDGQRVDRPSFRVKPGQLVGVHQRSEGMEPFQVAAAGGHVDLLPKTPPYLEVELDKLQVRLVRRPKRAEVPVTCEVQLVVEYYAAR
- a CDS encoding replication-associated recombination protein A, which gives rise to MSGAQGLFSGSTPLAVRMRPRSLDEVAGQSHLLTPGSPLVSLASSSAEQGAVSLILWGPPGTGKTTLAQAIAHSSGRRFVELSAVTAGVKDVREVMESSLTQRDLYGQSTVLFLDEIHRFTKSQQDALLPGVENGWVILIAATTENPSFSVVAPLLSRSLLLTLQPLGDDDLRLLIDRAISDERGLGGRFALADDARDDIVRLASGDARRALTALEAAAMSVAASLAPGEENDEPPIITAEAVSLAVDRALLRYDRKGDEHYDVISAFIKSIRGSDPDAALHYLARMIEAGEDPRFIARRIIVHAAEDIGMADPQALVVATSAATAVQLIGMPEGRIPLAEAVIYLATAPKSPSVIRGIDAAISDVRAGKMGPVPKHLRDAHYAGAKKLGHGKGYVYPHDSSLGVVEQQYLPTTLRKRRYYEPTEHGNERDVGARLQRLLRIIRGG
- a CDS encoding peptidylprolyl isomerase; protein product: MAGNRSNPKQDRVERERLRLYRARQGVHEHRVARRRRDNIIAMSVAFAVVIVAVAAQVAFFTAGPGASEAEPPASPSASPDSAVPSPDLAEDRLWTGTLTLNDVELGIELDGRAAPQAVAAVIQGARDGYYEGKSCHRLTNDGFFVLQCGSVDGTGAGDPSFRFGPIENAPSDDSYPEGTIAMARASGDAESNGRQFFIVYEDTTIPSDAAGGYTVLGRVTGGLEALASEITDAGVVPGSAENDGTPVVPTTITSLDIN
- a CDS encoding DUF349 domain-containing protein, which encodes MTNNNETPWGRVDETGTVFVREGDGERAVGQYPDGTPEEALAYFERKFSDLAGQVTLLEQRIKRGAPGADVAKTVDALMQTVVTANAVGDLASLRSRLEALGGAVGELAEKQEAEEKAALQDAIAYRAGLVDEAERLASQDPAKIQWKHTSAAIDDVFARWKAHQQTGPRLPKNEANELWKRFRTARSTLETERKAFFAELDATHKQAKARKQELVAAAESLVAQGADGISQYRRLLDDWKAAGRAGKKHDDALWAKFKAAGDALYAAKSEIDARDNEEFEENLVRKEALLAEAEPLLKATDRDAARQALISIQRRWDEIGKVPRAKVKVIEDRLRKVEAAVRKLDEEHWQRNNPERKARAEGLAAQLESAIAALEADLDDAKRSGDATRITKAQEALDARRAWLGVVSG